A part of Nostoc sp. C052 genomic DNA contains:
- the ssb gene encoding single-stranded DNA-binding protein, with protein MNYINKVMLVGRCGQEPELKYFESGAVKASISIAVRPPYRSEQALWFDLVAWGNQAEVIGNYVRKGTQIAITGEFGFDRWADKNSGTMRQKPVITINAIELLGSPRKEESTSTSAPNETQTVANANF; from the coding sequence ATGAACTATATCAACAAAGTCATGCTGGTTGGCAGATGCGGACAAGAACCGGAACTCAAATATTTCGAGTCTGGCGCAGTTAAGGCTTCAATCTCTATTGCAGTAAGACCACCCTACAGAAGTGAACAAGCCCTTTGGTTTGATTTAGTAGCCTGGGGAAATCAAGCAGAAGTGATTGGAAATTACGTTCGTAAAGGAACCCAAATTGCAATTACTGGCGAGTTTGGATTTGATCGTTGGGCAGATAAAAATTCTGGCACTATGCGGCAAAAACCCGTAATTACAATCAACGCTATTGAATTGTTAGGTTCACCCCGTAAGGAAGAATCTACATCCACTTCTGCACCAAACGAAACACAGACTGTAGCTAACGCAAATTTCTAG